A region from the Salidesulfovibrio onnuriiensis genome encodes:
- a CDS encoding DUF3450 domain-containing protein encodes MNLKRLRTLGKAAAPLFAACLLLTAPAPATAASQDMAQKMVDDAIAAETSAQKQQTRWNAQRAAMLEEIRQLKSENLWLSFQEKKYSRYVGSIEGKIAELQRIKAELERMEQELEPLLYSLVDRLTDAVQTDLPFLKQERTRRLDFLQRTLDDHELSNGEKLRRILEALEVETAYGRSAEMSEQTIQLDGKPTQARVFRAGRLGLYCLTPDQATAGRYERKAAGFVTMDSEFVRPLTELQTMIERKRYTNFIYLPVKEVR; translated from the coding sequence ATGAACCTGAAACGATTACGCACACTCGGCAAGGCGGCAGCGCCGCTGTTTGCGGCCTGTCTGCTGCTGACAGCCCCGGCACCTGCCACGGCAGCTTCCCAAGACATGGCCCAAAAAATGGTGGATGACGCCATTGCAGCCGAAACCAGCGCCCAGAAGCAACAGACCCGTTGGAACGCCCAACGCGCCGCCATGCTGGAGGAAATCCGCCAGCTCAAAAGCGAGAACCTATGGCTCTCCTTCCAGGAAAAGAAATACTCCCGGTACGTCGGCTCCATTGAGGGTAAGATCGCGGAACTGCAACGCATCAAGGCCGAACTGGAACGCATGGAGCAGGAGCTCGAACCGCTTCTCTACAGCCTGGTGGACCGCCTTACCGACGCGGTGCAGACGGATCTGCCTTTCCTCAAACAGGAACGCACCCGGCGCCTGGATTTCCTGCAGCGCACCCTGGACGACCACGAGCTTTCCAACGGTGAAAAGCTGCGTCGCATCCTGGAGGCTCTGGAAGTGGAAACCGCTTACGGCCGAAGCGCTGAGATGAGTGAGCAAACCATCCAGCTGGACGGCAAGCCCACCCAGGCCAGGGTTTTCCGGGCCGGGCGCCTGGGCCTGTACTGCCTGACCCCGGACCAGGCCACCGCAGGCCGGTATGAACGCAAGGCAGCCGGTTTCGTGACCATGGACTCGGAATTCGTGCGCCCCCTCACCGAGTTGCAGACCATGATCGAGCGAAAACGCTACACCAATTTCATCTACCTGCCCGTGAAGGAGGTCCGCTGA
- a CDS encoding energy transducer TonB — protein sequence MSSKAMKRHAVSGMAALAATVGLFMLPLLMSRLQAATQPPSEYGSVSLSSTPAPNRDTESDTRDAPDQTEPERVQEFAPPTQDMSFTPQQPTAQLDLPDVEFTINPQLTAGMALPAPAALSAMAAPAPAALSGGSLSIGELDNTIAPIFSPAPRYPRDAKRRRIETTVQAKLHVNEQGNVTKVEVIKGPYSDLFAPQLRRDLMRWRFKPGTKDGKRVKWHAIVPINFNLD from the coding sequence ATGAGCTCAAAGGCCATGAAACGACACGCGGTATCCGGCATGGCCGCGCTGGCGGCTACCGTGGGCCTGTTTATGCTGCCGCTTCTCATGTCCAGGCTACAGGCCGCCACCCAGCCGCCGTCCGAATACGGTTCGGTAAGCCTGTCCAGCACACCCGCCCCGAACCGGGATACGGAAAGCGACACACGGGACGCCCCGGACCAGACCGAGCCGGAGAGGGTACAGGAGTTTGCGCCGCCCACCCAGGACATGAGTTTCACCCCGCAGCAGCCCACAGCCCAGCTGGACCTGCCCGACGTGGAGTTCACCATCAATCCTCAGCTTACCGCGGGCATGGCCCTGCCCGCCCCGGCCGCACTTTCGGCCATGGCCGCTCCCGCACCGGCCGCGCTGTCCGGAGGTTCCCTGAGTATCGGCGAACTGGACAATACCATTGCCCCGATTTTCAGTCCTGCGCCGAGATACCCGCGCGACGCCAAGCGACGCCGCATCGAAACTACGGTGCAGGCCAAACTGCACGTAAACGAACAGGGCAACGTCACCAAAGTGGAGGTGATCAAGGGTCCCTATTCGGACCTCTTCGCACCTCAGCTGCGCAGGGACCTGATGCGCTGGCGCTTCAAGCCCGGCACCAAGGACGGAAAGCGGGTCAAATGGCACGCCATCGTTCCCATCAACTTCAACCTGGACTAA
- a CDS encoding ExbD/TolR family protein has protein sequence MSAYSPYRKKRDSGTGINMTPLIDMVFILLIFFIVTTSFVKESGVDVERPVANSAERKENVSVVVGIDPTGTIWLDGKSIDIRSVRPWMERFVAETPEGVVVVAADTKAESGILIKVLDACREAEVKNVSVAARKPQ, from the coding sequence ATGAGCGCCTATTCCCCTTACCGCAAAAAACGCGACTCGGGCACGGGCATCAACATGACCCCGCTCATAGACATGGTCTTCATTCTTCTCATCTTCTTCATCGTCACCACCAGTTTCGTGAAGGAGTCGGGCGTGGATGTGGAACGCCCGGTGGCCAATTCTGCCGAACGCAAGGAAAACGTCAGCGTGGTGGTGGGCATCGACCCCACGGGCACCATCTGGCTGGACGGCAAAAGCATCGACATCCGATCCGTGCGGCCCTGGATGGAGCGTTTCGTGGCCGAGACACCCGAGGGCGTGGTCGTGGTGGCCGCCGACACCAAGGCAGAAAGCGGCATTCTCATCAAGGTGCTGGACGCCTGCCGCGAGGCCGAGGTCAAGAACGTGAGCGTGGCAGCGAGGAAACCTCAATGA
- a CDS encoding MotA/TolQ/ExbB proton channel family protein, with the protein MLTQLMNHLRDGGTVMLPIGLLALALWWLVFLKARELWDLISRKRTPEEVLHQEQDDWQSAIARDYLTSRSGSEELDVELSRVLVDRYAGVAEKGIPTILVLAATAPLLGLLGTVTGMVDTFEVIAQFGTGNAKGLAAGISQALITTQSGLIVAVPGMVVGGLLYRRASKLKAKMELFLGGVERIAAGKEARA; encoded by the coding sequence ATGCTCACGCAACTCATGAACCACCTGCGCGACGGGGGAACGGTCATGCTGCCCATCGGGCTGCTGGCCCTGGCCCTGTGGTGGCTGGTGTTTCTCAAGGCCCGCGAACTCTGGGACCTGATCAGCCGCAAGCGCACGCCCGAAGAAGTCCTGCACCAGGAGCAGGACGACTGGCAGAGCGCCATCGCCAGGGACTACCTGACGTCGCGCTCGGGCAGCGAGGAGCTTGACGTGGAGCTTTCCCGGGTGCTGGTGGACCGCTACGCCGGAGTGGCAGAAAAAGGCATCCCCACCATTCTTGTGCTGGCCGCAACCGCACCGCTCCTTGGGCTGCTGGGCACGGTCACCGGCATGGTGGACACCTTCGAGGTCATCGCCCAGTTCGGCACGGGCAACGCCAAAGGGTTGGCCGCGGGTATCTCCCAGGCCCTGATCACCACCCAGAGCGGCCTGATAGTGGCAGTGCCGGGCATGGTGGTGGGCGGTCTGCTCTACCGCAGGGCCAGCAAGCTCAAGGCAAAAATGGAACTCTTTCTGGGCGGCGTGGAGCGCATCGCCGCAGGCAAGGAGGCACGCGCATGA
- a CDS encoding DUF3450 family protein: protein MRFLCAIITLLLLSLPAAAAEEQQAAPSPQESTWNTTVGEVEKLRDHTKAEAATTLRNITQERQEMERELKALRAEKQSRSNNYESLLKRFEELTQEKQALDTELDSQQDSMRLIEGAVRTSAKQLRKRALNSPATAEHPGRLGELDRLLDADRFPGLESIQVLTGIWFREMAASGEVRTGKNLCVAPDGGSREGTVTRMGTLGAFFTDNDGHTAFLRSSAEGRLEIVSGDFAGAVDAAESFATGKVGAAPLDFSGGEVFKRFGDESSFMVSILSGGALVWPILLVGLIGFALASERFFTLSRIRTCPDCKMGTALEWALKGDLKRCASCLGDKGNTPTCRVLKHVILHSGGTLVSMEKGLQESILQEVPKLERFLPTINILAAVAPLLGLLGTVTGMIGTFQVITIFGTGDARMMSGGISEALITTQLGLAVAVPLTLMHHFLERKVDRMVSDMEEKGTTLVARIIASEKGE, encoded by the coding sequence ATGCGTTTTCTCTGCGCCATCATCACCCTGCTCCTCCTGAGCCTGCCCGCAGCGGCGGCCGAGGAGCAACAAGCCGCTCCCTCCCCGCAGGAATCCACATGGAACACAACCGTGGGCGAAGTGGAAAAGCTACGCGACCATACCAAAGCCGAGGCCGCAACCACCCTGCGGAACATCACTCAGGAACGGCAGGAAATGGAACGAGAACTCAAGGCACTGCGCGCCGAAAAACAAAGCCGCAGCAACAACTACGAATCGTTGCTCAAACGCTTTGAAGAGCTGACCCAGGAAAAGCAGGCCTTGGATACGGAACTGGACAGCCAGCAGGACTCCATGCGCCTCATCGAGGGCGCGGTACGGACCTCGGCCAAACAGCTTCGCAAGCGCGCCTTGAACAGCCCGGCCACCGCAGAGCATCCTGGCCGCCTGGGCGAGTTGGACCGGCTGCTGGACGCTGACCGTTTCCCCGGCCTGGAATCCATTCAGGTCCTCACGGGCATATGGTTCCGCGAGATGGCCGCATCGGGCGAGGTGCGCACGGGCAAGAACCTGTGCGTGGCCCCGGACGGCGGAAGCAGGGAGGGAACCGTCACGCGGATGGGTACCCTGGGTGCGTTCTTCACGGACAACGATGGTCATACCGCCTTTCTGCGATCCAGCGCAGAAGGACGCCTGGAAATCGTGTCTGGCGACTTTGCCGGTGCCGTGGACGCGGCGGAATCATTTGCTACGGGCAAGGTTGGGGCAGCGCCCCTGGACTTTTCCGGCGGGGAAGTCTTCAAACGCTTTGGCGACGAATCAAGCTTCATGGTCTCGATCCTCAGCGGCGGCGCGCTGGTCTGGCCCATCCTGCTCGTGGGGCTCATCGGTTTCGCCCTGGCCTCAGAACGTTTCTTCACCCTGAGCCGTATCCGCACCTGCCCGGATTGCAAGATGGGCACGGCCCTGGAATGGGCCCTCAAAGGCGACCTGAAACGATGCGCCTCCTGCCTGGGCGACAAGGGCAACACCCCCACCTGCCGAGTGCTCAAACACGTGATTCTGCACTCGGGCGGCACCCTGGTGAGCATGGAAAAGGGGCTGCAGGAATCCATCCTGCAGGAAGTCCCCAAGCTGGAACGCTTCCTGCCCACCATCAACATCCTGGCCGCCGTGGCCCCACTGCTGGGCCTGCTGGGAACCGTCACCGGCATGATCGGCACCTTCCAGGTCATCACCATCTTCGGCACCGGCGACGCGCGCATGATGTCCGGCGGCATTTCCGAGGCATTGATCACCACCCAGCTCGGCCTGGCCGTGGCCGTGCCCCTGACCCTTATGCACCACTTCCTGGAACGAAAGGTAGACCGCATGGTTTCGGACATGGAGGAAAAGGGCACCACCCTGGTGGCGCGAATCATCGCCTCGGAAAAGGGAGAATAA
- a CDS encoding tetratricopeptide repeat protein produces MRCFPTALALWLLLILSAPVTVSANDMARPMTEQTRLRLSKAHKCIKMDKPECARQILSRYMETASRPHPYGVVLYGSLLLEQHELAEAASVFERGYENYPKCREIVHNLAVVRYEQERYSEAGEMFLKSCALAERPTPEIRYQGAVCFYQAELYKQAHEAVSPLLNLKQVKKNWVRLAAHCLIQLKDWPRAEKTLVRFLKVSPAEHEYWKLLANVRIERKQYTRAAAALEIAYRIKPPSEEERRSLSQLYLYVDAPLLAAHALKDDFKGTPPPKVCDQLARAYLTAGRIEPALGMIDLAIQQENTAERWLTKGKILYGKRRYAEAEGALKQAVKLKEKSGLAHFLMGMSLWEQQNWQESRDWFKRTGQFKRYAKRADRAIKSIDSMIESERQSRLATIDGEDPHQLP; encoded by the coding sequence ATGCGTTGTTTCCCCACAGCCCTCGCCCTGTGGCTCCTGCTCATCCTGTCCGCGCCCGTAACGGTTTCGGCAAACGACATGGCTCGGCCCATGACCGAACAGACCCGGCTTCGACTTTCCAAGGCGCATAAATGCATAAAAATGGACAAACCAGAATGCGCCCGCCAGATTCTGAGCAGATACATGGAAACCGCATCGCGGCCCCACCCCTATGGCGTGGTGCTCTACGGCAGCCTGCTCCTGGAACAGCATGAGCTGGCCGAGGCCGCCAGCGTGTTTGAACGGGGCTACGAGAATTATCCAAAATGCAGAGAGATCGTGCACAACCTGGCCGTGGTACGCTACGAGCAGGAAAGATACAGCGAGGCGGGCGAGATGTTCCTGAAAAGCTGCGCCCTGGCCGAGAGGCCCACGCCGGAAATCCGCTACCAGGGGGCCGTGTGTTTTTACCAGGCGGAACTCTACAAGCAGGCACACGAGGCTGTCAGCCCACTGCTGAACCTCAAGCAGGTCAAAAAGAACTGGGTGCGCCTGGCGGCCCACTGCCTGATCCAGCTCAAGGACTGGCCACGGGCCGAAAAAACACTGGTCCGATTCCTGAAGGTCTCCCCGGCCGAACACGAATACTGGAAACTCCTTGCCAACGTGCGCATTGAGCGCAAGCAGTACACGCGCGCCGCAGCAGCCCTGGAGATTGCCTATCGCATAAAGCCGCCAAGCGAGGAGGAACGCCGCAGTCTTTCCCAGCTCTACCTCTATGTGGACGCGCCCCTGCTTGCGGCCCATGCCCTTAAGGACGATTTCAAGGGAACGCCGCCGCCCAAGGTCTGCGACCAGTTGGCACGGGCCTATCTCACGGCCGGACGAATTGAACCGGCGTTGGGAATGATAGACCTGGCAATCCAGCAGGAAAACACGGCCGAACGCTGGCTTACCAAAGGCAAGATCCTATACGGCAAACGGCGTTACGCAGAAGCCGAGGGCGCACTGAAGCAGGCGGTCAAGCTCAAGGAAAAAAGTGGATTGGCCCATTTTCTCATGGGCATGAGCCTGTGGGAGCAACAGAACTGGCAAGAATCCAGAGACTGGTTCAAACGGACAGGGCAGTTCAAACGCTATGCGAAACGCGCGGACAGGGCCATCAAGTCTATCGACAGCATGATTGAGAGTGAACGCCAGAGCCGTCTGGCAACAATTGATGGCGAAGACCCACACCAGCTCCCCTGA
- a CDS encoding ABC transporter ATP-binding protein: MTAPLLNIQNLCIAFGSRPVVKNICLSVRPGETLALVGESGSGKSLTARAAMALLPQKAQITDGSITLGDTDMLRANAAKLCALRGNRAAMIFQEPRPSLNPLHTVEKQIGETLLLHTGLKGGAMRKRIVELLDLVGIDNPQKRLTSYPHELSGGQCQRIMIASALAGEPDLLIADEPTTALDVTVQRQILDLIVELSRKLNMATLLISHDLGLVRHYAHRICVMQDGKIVEQGPTEEVFASPASDGAKQLLQVSRGMIPSLLPEKNETLLEVEDLKVWFPIQKGLLRRTKDHVKAVNGVSLKLSRGECLGIVGESGSGKTTLGLSVLRMLQSTGAVTFDGLRIDGLKGERLRSLRKRMQMVFQDPFGSLSPRMSIEQIVSEGLTAHHTLNKAERDRRVDETLTEVGLSPDMRDRYPHEFSGGQRQRIAIARALILRPQFMVLDEPTSSLDRSVQFRIMGLLRGLQVKHGLSYLFITHDLHLTRTFCHRVLVMRAGRIVEAGPTQTVFDTPRANYTQTLLDAADLSGPAASSTAKEYIS; this comes from the coding sequence ATGACCGCACCACTACTGAACATACAGAATCTCTGCATCGCCTTCGGCTCCAGGCCGGTGGTGAAAAACATTTGCCTGAGCGTCCGGCCGGGCGAAACCCTGGCGCTGGTGGGTGAATCCGGTTCGGGCAAATCCCTGACCGCCCGCGCGGCCATGGCCCTGCTGCCCCAGAAAGCGCAGATCACGGACGGTTCCATCACCCTGGGCGATACCGACATGTTACGCGCGAACGCAGCAAAGCTCTGCGCCCTGCGCGGCAACCGCGCGGCCATGATCTTTCAGGAGCCGCGCCCCAGTCTTAACCCGCTGCATACCGTGGAAAAACAAATCGGCGAGACCCTGTTGCTCCATACAGGGCTCAAGGGCGGTGCTATGCGAAAACGCATCGTGGAATTGCTGGATCTCGTGGGCATCGACAATCCCCAAAAGCGCCTCACGTCCTATCCCCATGAGTTGTCCGGTGGCCAATGCCAACGCATTATGATCGCATCAGCCTTGGCCGGCGAGCCGGACCTGCTCATTGCCGACGAGCCCACCACGGCCCTGGACGTCACAGTACAGCGCCAGATTCTGGATCTCATTGTCGAGCTTTCCCGCAAGCTGAACATGGCCACCCTGCTCATCAGTCATGACCTGGGCCTGGTACGCCATTATGCACACAGGATCTGCGTCATGCAGGACGGCAAGATCGTGGAACAAGGTCCCACCGAGGAAGTCTTCGCCTCCCCGGCCAGCGATGGCGCGAAACAGCTGCTCCAGGTCAGCCGGGGAATGATCCCCTCGCTACTGCCCGAAAAGAACGAAACACTTCTGGAAGTGGAGGATCTCAAAGTATGGTTTCCGATACAAAAAGGTCTGCTGCGCCGCACCAAGGATCACGTAAAAGCCGTGAACGGTGTGTCCCTAAAACTGAGCAGGGGCGAATGCCTGGGCATCGTGGGCGAGTCCGGTTCGGGCAAAACAACCCTGGGGCTTTCCGTACTGCGCATGCTACAGAGCACCGGAGCCGTCACCTTTGACGGGCTGCGCATCGACGGACTCAAGGGCGAAAGACTGCGCTCCCTGCGCAAACGCATGCAGATGGTCTTCCAGGATCCGTTCGGTTCCCTCAGCCCGCGTATGAGCATTGAACAGATCGTGTCCGAAGGGCTGACCGCGCACCACACACTAAACAAGGCGGAACGCGACCGCAGGGTGGACGAGACTCTGACTGAAGTGGGCCTTTCCCCGGACATGCGCGACCGCTACCCCCACGAATTCTCAGGCGGCCAGCGCCAGCGGATAGCTATTGCCCGCGCCCTGATACTGCGGCCCCAGTTCATGGTGCTGGACGAGCCCACCTCGTCTCTGGACCGTAGCGTCCAGTTCCGCATCATGGGACTGCTGCGCGGGCTGCAGGTAAAGCACGGCCTGTCCTATCTCTTCATCACCCACGATCTGCACCTTACACGGACCTTCTGCCACAGGGTGCTTGTCATGCGCGCAGGCCGCATCGTGGAAGCAGGCCCCACGCAGACCGTTTTCGATACACCCCGGGCAAACTACACCCAAACACTTCTTGACGCAGCAGACCTATCCGGTCCTGCCGCGTCCTCAACCGCAAAGGAATACATCTCATGA